In Rhizobium sp. WSM4643, the following are encoded in one genomic region:
- the mgtA gene encoding magnesium-translocating P-type ATPase: MTTINDFLVAETIIGEIKYGVRHGYPVPPSPPLSSALEVATSAYWVRSPMELGAALASSLQDGLTSGEAEERLRRFGPNSLSEESGGGMLANFARQFKSPLVLVLVFAALVAGSVGEVHDAFIIGIIILASCFLGFLQEHGAQRAVEALRQRISLTSRVRRDGADKVVTATGIVPGDLILLSAGSLVPVDAVIVVAQDLNVSEATLTGETFPVAKAPGFSTEDAGLADRSNCVFAGTSVRSGTATALAIATGPRTEFARIASAVARQIPETEFARGVRHFGFLMTRIMLCIVVVVLVANLLLHRPIVDSLLFSLALAVGLTPELLPAIISVTLARGARTMSKSGVIVRRLDAMENLGSMDVLCTDKTGTLTEGVIRLDSCVDPQGVGSPEVRRLALFNSAFQSGMKNPLDDAVTATIAAGEISPDARKLAEIPYDFSRKRLSVIVAGKDRPPLLICKGAATNVIDVCAAVMTARREVALDDNVRKRLDDACRQWGEAGMRALAVATRPISKAAPEISREDECGLCLQGFLLFSDPPKTDISAVVASLMERGVRIKVISGDNRYVVQHLASSIGIDGSRMLTGKEVGRMSNDALFSRAGKTDLFVEIDPNQKERIVAALRKAGHVVGYLGDGINDAPALHEADVGISVEGAADVAREAADVVLMRQDLAVLSKGVDDGRRTFTNTMKYISIATSANFGNMISMAAASLVLPFLPLVAKQILLNNLLSDLPAMAIATDKVDPADLRRPQRWDISRIKRFMLWFGPLSSLFDLATFVVLLAVFSAGQDEFRSAWFVESLMTQLVTMLVIRTPGPIWRNRPSPLLFGTAIAVAAAGVTIPYTPIGGLFGFVPIPLEILAMLLAVTLIYVSALETVKIFYFATLSTQHHSLQRASRRRPRARTRRLPK, from the coding sequence TTGACGACCATCAATGACTTCCTCGTGGCGGAGACGATAATCGGCGAAATCAAATACGGAGTTCGCCATGGATACCCCGTTCCTCCCTCTCCTCCCCTCTCGTCCGCTTTAGAGGTCGCGACTTCTGCATACTGGGTGAGATCGCCCATGGAGCTGGGCGCTGCCCTCGCCAGCTCCCTGCAGGACGGGCTGACGTCCGGCGAAGCGGAAGAACGGCTACGACGGTTCGGGCCGAACTCTCTTTCCGAGGAAAGCGGCGGAGGCATGTTGGCGAACTTCGCGCGCCAGTTCAAAAGTCCGCTCGTGCTCGTGCTTGTGTTCGCAGCGCTTGTCGCGGGTAGCGTCGGCGAAGTCCACGACGCCTTCATCATCGGCATCATCATTCTCGCTAGCTGCTTCCTTGGTTTTCTGCAGGAACATGGCGCGCAACGAGCGGTCGAGGCGCTGCGACAGCGAATTTCTCTCACTTCAAGGGTCCGCCGCGACGGCGCCGACAAGGTCGTGACTGCAACCGGCATCGTGCCGGGCGACCTGATCCTGCTCTCGGCGGGGAGCCTCGTCCCTGTCGATGCAGTCATCGTTGTCGCGCAGGATTTAAACGTCAGCGAAGCGACGCTTACCGGAGAGACTTTTCCCGTTGCGAAGGCGCCCGGCTTTTCAACCGAGGACGCCGGTCTCGCGGACCGTTCCAACTGCGTGTTCGCAGGAACCTCGGTTCGGAGCGGCACGGCGACGGCCCTTGCTATCGCGACCGGCCCCCGCACGGAATTCGCACGGATCGCCAGCGCCGTCGCGCGTCAGATTCCGGAAACGGAATTCGCTCGAGGTGTTCGGCATTTCGGATTTCTGATGACGCGGATCATGCTCTGCATCGTCGTCGTCGTGCTGGTGGCGAATCTCCTGCTTCACAGACCTATCGTGGACTCTCTGCTTTTCTCGCTCGCGCTTGCCGTCGGCCTGACGCCTGAGCTGCTGCCTGCGATCATCAGCGTGACGCTCGCGCGCGGCGCCCGGACGATGTCGAAGTCTGGCGTGATCGTTCGCCGCCTCGATGCAATGGAGAACCTTGGCAGCATGGACGTGCTTTGCACGGACAAGACGGGGACGCTTACCGAGGGCGTCATCCGCCTTGACAGTTGTGTCGACCCGCAGGGCGTCGGCTCGCCGGAAGTGCGGCGGCTGGCACTTTTCAATTCGGCGTTTCAATCGGGAATGAAGAATCCGCTCGACGACGCCGTGACGGCCACGATCGCCGCGGGGGAGATTTCTCCCGACGCCCGCAAGCTTGCCGAGATCCCCTACGATTTCTCGCGCAAGCGCCTATCCGTGATCGTTGCCGGCAAGGACCGGCCGCCGCTGTTGATCTGCAAAGGAGCGGCCACCAACGTGATCGACGTCTGCGCCGCCGTCATGACCGCGCGCCGCGAAGTGGCCTTGGACGACAATGTCCGCAAACGATTAGACGATGCCTGCCGGCAATGGGGAGAAGCAGGCATGCGCGCGCTCGCGGTCGCCACCCGGCCCATATCCAAAGCCGCTCCCGAAATCTCGAGGGAAGACGAATGCGGGCTTTGCCTGCAAGGTTTTCTGCTCTTCTCGGATCCCCCGAAGACCGATATTTCAGCCGTGGTAGCAAGCCTCATGGAACGAGGGGTGCGGATCAAGGTGATATCGGGAGACAACCGATATGTCGTCCAGCATCTCGCGTCGTCGATCGGAATCGACGGTTCCCGCATGCTCACGGGGAAAGAGGTCGGCCGCATGAGCAACGACGCACTGTTCAGCCGTGCGGGGAAAACCGACCTGTTCGTCGAGATCGACCCAAATCAGAAGGAACGGATCGTGGCGGCCCTCCGCAAGGCCGGACACGTGGTCGGATATCTTGGAGATGGGATAAATGACGCGCCGGCCCTTCACGAGGCGGACGTCGGGATTTCGGTTGAGGGCGCGGCCGACGTCGCCCGCGAGGCTGCCGACGTCGTCCTGATGCGGCAGGACCTCGCCGTCCTTTCGAAAGGCGTGGACGACGGACGCAGGACCTTCACTAACACGATGAAGTACATATCGATCGCGACCAGCGCCAACTTCGGCAACATGATCAGTATGGCAGCGGCGTCGCTCGTGCTGCCATTCCTGCCACTCGTTGCCAAGCAGATACTCCTAAACAATCTGTTGTCGGACCTGCCGGCGATGGCAATCGCCACGGACAAGGTCGATCCGGCAGACCTTCGGCGTCCGCAGCGTTGGGACATCTCCCGCATCAAGAGGTTCATGCTCTGGTTCGGGCCGCTAAGTTCTCTCTTTGATCTGGCGACGTTCGTCGTCCTGCTGGCAGTGTTTTCCGCCGGACAGGACGAGTTCCGCTCCGCATGGTTCGTTGAATCGCTCATGACTCAGTTGGTGACCATGCTCGTCATCAGGACGCCCGGTCCGATCTGGAGGAACCGGCCTAGTCCGCTGCTATTCGGCACGGCGATCGCCGTCGCTGCGGCGGGAGTGACCATCCCCTACACCCCGATCGGGGGGCTTTTTGGTTTCGTTCCGATCCCCCTCGAAATTCTCGCAATGCTTTTGGCTGTGACCTTGATCTACGTATCAGCTCTCGAGACCGTGAAGATCTTTTACTTTGCGACGTTGTCAACGCAGCACCATTCACTGCAGCGAGCGTCGCGTCGTCGGCCTCGCGCTCGTACAAGGCGCCTTCCAAAATAG
- a CDS encoding ABC transporter ATP-binding protein, which produces MPGRVLQKTGSATDSMPSDLFGFIWLMGRRHQALIAGLSLVLFVIGAAPLELQRRIVNEATQQASYGTLLFLVSLYLAVAVLEGVIKFTLNLYRSWVGEKGTLWLRARVLHRAETPPSESMLEGVELSIVLAEAEPVGGFVGTSISEPLLQVGILVTVCSYLIYLQPLMMLAVAATFAPQIAFVPMLQAAINRRVEAKVAIMRDVSEGMVHAIEGGQGEDPQTSRIGAIFSANMEIYRYKYAMNFLMNLMAQLGYVGIFVLGGYYVVTGKTEIGTVVAFVSGLAKIVDPWGAIVDWYRDLRVTQVKFRLIRDAAKFDGAGIGKT; this is translated from the coding sequence ATGCCGGGCCGCGTCTTGCAAAAGACCGGAAGCGCGACGGATTCGATGCCCTCCGACCTGTTCGGTTTCATCTGGCTGATGGGAAGGCGTCATCAGGCGTTGATCGCCGGGCTGTCCCTGGTTCTGTTTGTTATCGGCGCGGCGCCTCTCGAACTCCAGCGCCGGATCGTCAATGAGGCGACCCAGCAAGCGTCATACGGGACGCTTCTTTTTCTCGTATCCCTCTATCTCGCGGTGGCAGTGTTGGAGGGCGTGATAAAATTCACCCTCAATCTCTACAGAAGCTGGGTGGGCGAGAAGGGCACGCTCTGGCTGCGGGCGCGCGTTCTGCATCGGGCCGAGACGCCGCCGTCAGAATCCATGCTCGAGGGCGTCGAGCTGTCGATCGTGCTTGCGGAAGCCGAGCCGGTGGGCGGTTTCGTCGGAACCAGCATCTCCGAGCCGCTGCTGCAGGTCGGCATCCTTGTCACCGTCTGCAGCTACCTGATCTATCTCCAACCGCTGATGATGCTGGCCGTCGCAGCAACCTTCGCCCCGCAGATTGCGTTCGTCCCGATGTTGCAGGCCGCGATCAACCGCCGGGTCGAGGCGAAGGTCGCCATCATGCGCGACGTCAGCGAAGGCATGGTGCATGCGATCGAAGGTGGCCAGGGAGAGGATCCTCAAACTTCGCGCATCGGAGCGATCTTCTCCGCCAACATGGAGATCTACCGCTACAAGTACGCCATGAACTTTCTCATGAATCTCATGGCGCAACTGGGCTATGTCGGCATTTTCGTCCTCGGGGGATATTATGTTGTCACCGGCAAGACCGAGATAGGCACCGTTGTCGCCTTCGTCTCGGGACTGGCAAAGATCGTCGACCCTTGGGGGGCGATCGTGGACTGGTATCGTGACCTCAGGGTGACCCAGGTGAAGTTCAGGCTCATCAGGGACGCCGCGAAGTTCGATGGCGCTGGCATTGGCAAGACGTGA
- a CDS encoding CBS domain-containing protein, with amino-acid sequence MLARDIMTTPVTTLDEGHNVREAVEIVNASKIGAVPVVDGEGRLTGIVTEGDLLRRVASSWARRAVPHTRDREDGLADYVKARSWRVKDVMSTPVVSATPTATTSQLAELLQAHDIKHLPVVENGRLAGMISRRDLMRALLDVPRQCTASGDEAVGTAVRSRLEAELEITAPTVKATVSNGIVTLRGEVDTELERSAAKVRGEQDHPGFRMVSPLKR; translated from the coding sequence ATGCTTGCTAGAGACATCATGACGACCCCCGTTACGACGCTCGACGAGGGACATAACGTCAGGGAAGCCGTCGAGATCGTCAACGCCAGCAAAATTGGCGCGGTGCCCGTCGTCGATGGCGAAGGTCGGCTCACGGGCATCGTCACGGAGGGAGACCTGCTGCGCCGGGTGGCGTCGTCTTGGGCGAGACGGGCGGTCCCACATACGCGCGACCGCGAAGATGGACTGGCGGACTACGTGAAGGCCCGAAGCTGGCGCGTCAAGGACGTGATGTCGACGCCCGTCGTCAGCGCCACCCCGACCGCCACCACCAGCCAACTCGCCGAACTGCTGCAGGCCCACGACATCAAGCACCTGCCGGTCGTCGAGAACGGTAGGCTCGCCGGAATGATCAGCCGTCGCGACTTGATGCGAGCGCTTCTCGATGTTCCTCGGCAGTGCACAGCTTCCGGCGACGAGGCGGTAGGGACCGCCGTTCGTAGCCGCCTGGAAGCCGAGCTCGAAATAACCGCCCCTACGGTCAAAGCGACCGTCTCCAACGGGATCGTCACCCTGAGGGGAGAGGTCGACACTGAGCTGGAACGCTCAGCGGCCAAGGTGCGTGGTGAACAAGATCACCCTGGCTTCCGCATGGTGAGCCCCCTCAAACGATGA
- a CDS encoding acetate/propionate family kinase produces the protein MDRVAVTFNAGSSSLKVGVFRLKDGRALRLGGGIATLGDPPRFTFRFSDGDEAVDLPSGTAIDARLVSQAVDCIVRRGFDPVVAGHRIVHGGQVFDGPVLLEPEVVLGMEDLTHLAPVHLPPALAIVRTIRSAYPDIPQTASFDTAFHSSQSSLAARLAIPRELHDAGIRRYGFHGLSYKYVAGELRKHDPDLAAGRVVCAHLGSGASLCGMVDGVSIDASMGFSPLDGIPMSTRPGSLDPGAVVHLLRNNFHDADRLEDFLYHRCGLLGVSGKSGDVRVLLQDFHPASREALDLFCFRIAGEIGRLAVSLGGVDAVVFTAGIGEHQPEIRGSVARHLAWLGLSLSEPANKMNATVISARESEIVALVIPTDEEQVIADEAIEVISRHRL, from the coding sequence ATGGATAGGGTTGCCGTCACTTTCAACGCCGGTTCCTCCAGCCTCAAGGTCGGCGTCTTCAGGTTGAAGGACGGCCGGGCACTCCGGCTGGGAGGCGGTATTGCCACGCTCGGGGACCCGCCAAGGTTCACCTTTCGATTTTCTGACGGGGACGAGGCTGTCGATCTTCCGTCCGGGACAGCAATCGATGCGCGGCTGGTTTCGCAGGCCGTCGATTGCATCGTCCGCAGAGGATTCGACCCCGTGGTGGCCGGCCATCGCATCGTCCACGGCGGACAGGTCTTCGATGGCCCCGTTCTGCTGGAGCCCGAAGTGGTCCTCGGAATGGAAGATCTGACGCATCTCGCGCCGGTGCATCTTCCTCCGGCGCTTGCGATCGTCCGCACAATCCGAAGCGCATATCCGGACATACCGCAAACAGCGTCATTCGATACCGCATTCCATTCGTCGCAGAGCAGTCTTGCCGCACGGCTCGCCATTCCAAGGGAGCTGCACGACGCCGGGATCCGCAGATACGGCTTCCACGGTCTTTCCTATAAGTACGTCGCCGGCGAACTCAGGAAACACGATCCAGATCTTGCCGCCGGCCGTGTCGTCTGCGCGCACCTTGGAAGCGGTGCGAGCCTTTGCGGCATGGTCGACGGCGTGAGTATAGACGCCAGCATGGGCTTCTCCCCGCTGGACGGAATTCCGATGTCGACTCGGCCGGGCTCGCTCGATCCGGGTGCCGTCGTCCACCTTCTGCGCAACAATTTTCACGACGCGGATCGTCTCGAGGATTTCCTCTATCACCGTTGCGGCCTGCTCGGCGTCTCCGGTAAAAGCGGCGACGTCCGTGTCCTGCTGCAGGACTTCCATCCGGCATCCAGGGAAGCCCTCGACCTCTTCTGCTTCAGGATTGCCGGCGAGATAGGAAGGCTCGCCGTCTCTCTGGGCGGCGTGGACGCCGTCGTCTTCACGGCCGGCATAGGTGAGCATCAGCCGGAGATACGGGGTAGCGTCGCCCGCCATCTGGCTTGGCTGGGTCTCTCGTTGAGCGAGCCCGCGAACAAGATGAACGCGACCGTGATCAGCGCGAGGGAAAGCGAAATCGTCGCCCTCGTCATTCCGACCGACGAGGAACAGGTGATCGCCGACGAAGCGATCGAAGTCATCAGCCGCCACAGGCTTTAA